The following are encoded together in the Leuconostoc mesenteroides subsp. mesenteroides ATCC 8293 genome:
- a CDS encoding glycoside hydrolase family 13 protein, with the protein MEKVQWWQNTVVYQIYPRSFQDSNGDGVGDIPGIIERLPYLKALGVQVIWLSPIYQSPNDDNGYDISDYRKVLPEFGTMADVQEMLEVAHHLGLKIMMDLVVNHTSDEHQWFKESRKNKDNPYRNYYIWRDPVDGHEPNNWLSDFGGSAWEFDNNTQQYYLHLFSKKQPDLNWDNPDLRQDIYDTMKWWLDQGVDGFRMDVINLISKPSDLPNDPNVTLENHGSSMDFVANGPNIHDYLQEMNQEVLSKHDIITVGETPGVSTKDAMKYAGFDSHELQMIFQFEHTEVDNSHEGLGKWSDERFNLVDLKRILSRWQNELYGKAWNSLYWNNHDRPRVVSRFGNDSDEYRVLSAKMLAATLHFMQGTPYIYQGEEIGMTNIDLPSIKDYRDIDTLNAYDDLVVQQRRVTADKMMSYVHHSSRDNARTPMQWDNTKNAGFTESHPWLSVNPNYQTINVADSLTDQQSVFHFYQKLIALRQELSIITTGKYEVLDLEDESVYAYKRIDKDTQLLVISNFTDQKQTRHYDRTQSAQLVISNYSDDQGDTLRPYESKVYLF; encoded by the coding sequence ATGGAAAAAGTACAGTGGTGGCAGAATACTGTTGTCTACCAAATTTATCCCAGGAGCTTTCAAGATAGTAACGGAGATGGTGTGGGGGATATACCCGGCATTATTGAACGATTACCCTATTTGAAAGCTCTTGGTGTCCAAGTGATTTGGCTAAGTCCAATTTATCAGTCGCCAAATGATGATAATGGCTATGACATTAGTGATTATCGTAAAGTTTTACCGGAATTTGGAACAATGGCAGATGTTCAAGAAATGCTCGAGGTAGCACATCATTTAGGTCTAAAAATTATGATGGATTTGGTCGTCAACCATACTTCTGATGAACATCAATGGTTTAAAGAGAGTCGTAAAAACAAGGATAATCCTTATCGCAATTATTACATTTGGCGTGATCCTGTGGATGGTCACGAACCTAATAATTGGTTGTCAGACTTTGGTGGATCAGCATGGGAATTTGACAATAATACACAACAGTATTATTTGCATTTATTCTCAAAGAAGCAACCAGATCTTAATTGGGATAACCCCGATTTACGACAAGATATTTACGACACAATGAAATGGTGGTTAGATCAAGGTGTTGATGGTTTTCGCATGGATGTTATTAACCTAATTTCAAAACCATCAGATTTACCAAATGATCCAAATGTCACCTTAGAAAATCATGGCTCATCGATGGATTTTGTTGCTAATGGTCCAAATATTCATGATTATTTACAAGAAATGAATCAAGAAGTATTGTCAAAGCATGATATCATCACTGTTGGTGAAACGCCAGGCGTATCAACAAAGGATGCAATGAAATATGCCGGATTTGATTCGCATGAGTTGCAGATGATTTTCCAGTTTGAACATACTGAGGTTGATAACAGTCATGAGGGATTAGGCAAATGGAGTGATGAACGCTTCAATCTGGTTGATTTAAAGCGTATTTTATCCAGATGGCAAAATGAGTTGTATGGTAAGGCTTGGAACAGTCTTTATTGGAATAATCATGATCGACCAAGAGTAGTCTCACGATTTGGAAATGATTCAGATGAATATCGCGTATTGTCTGCTAAAATGTTGGCTGCAACTTTACATTTTATGCAGGGAACACCTTATATTTACCAAGGTGAAGAAATTGGTATGACCAATATTGACTTACCATCTATTAAAGACTACCGAGATATTGATACCTTGAATGCATATGATGACTTAGTTGTCCAACAAAGACGAGTTACTGCTGATAAAATGATGTCTTATGTTCATCATTCTTCAAGAGACAATGCACGAACACCAATGCAATGGGATAACACTAAAAATGCCGGATTTACTGAAAGTCACCCATGGTTAAGTGTTAATCCTAATTACCAGACCATCAATGTGGCAGATTCATTAACTGATCAACAGTCAGTCTTTCATTTTTACCAAAAGCTCATCGCCTTAAGGCAAGAGTTATCCATTATCACGACTGGGAAGTATGAAGTGTTGGATTTAGAAGACGAATCTGTTTACGCTTACAAGCGGATTGACAAAGACACGCAATTACTGGTTATTAGCAATTTTACTGATCAAAAGCAAACACGTCATTACGATCGAACCCAATCTGCACAATTAGTTATAAGTAATTATTCAGATGATCAAGGTGACACACTCAGACCTTACGAATCAAAAGTATATTTGTTTTAA
- a CDS encoding SLC45 family MFS transporter, whose amino-acid sequence MSSNEHKKGQLPMLTSMQLFLMTFGYAGVQVAFSVQTGNMGRIFQTLGSDPTKLGFFFILPPLAGMITQPLIGLFSDKTWLPKLGRRMPYLIGGCLVSLIVLLLLPNTGSFGFGYGSMTALWFGAVTVLFMDLSANVSMQPFKMIIPDMVNEKQTDKAWSLQNIWGSLGGVIAFVFPFILTSFGVANTAARGVVPDSVKISFYVAAAILLLSTIFTIINVKEYDPETLAYYHGFRSDDKTHESFIDILKHAPKVFWTLGIVEFFVWFGIPYMWTYSTGALSENIWHVSDPASAGYQAAGNWFGILQAVYSVVAIVVGILFQRLNDKTRKMTYFLSLIAGGLGFIIVAYGHTHVSSLIGFVLIGIGWIALISIPFTILTNALDGKHDGVYLGLFNCFICIPQIVASVASFAIFPAVGKSMAHMLAIAGVFLMIGGCLIWIVKEEKTQVDMTQKGE is encoded by the coding sequence ATGAGTAGTAACGAACACAAAAAAGGTCAGCTTCCGATGCTGACTAGCATGCAACTGTTTTTAATGACTTTTGGTTATGCAGGCGTCCAGGTTGCCTTCTCGGTTCAAACGGGTAATATGGGAAGAATATTCCAGACCTTGGGTTCCGATCCAACAAAATTAGGATTTTTCTTCATCTTGCCCCCTTTGGCAGGTATGATCACGCAACCTTTAATTGGTCTGTTTTCTGACAAAACTTGGTTGCCTAAATTGGGTCGACGAATGCCTTATCTCATTGGTGGCTGTTTAGTATCATTGATTGTTTTACTATTATTGCCCAACACAGGTTCATTTGGTTTTGGTTATGGATCAATGACAGCCTTGTGGTTTGGTGCGGTAACAGTATTGTTCATGGACTTGTCCGCAAACGTTTCAATGCAGCCTTTTAAGATGATTATTCCTGATATGGTCAATGAAAAGCAAACCGACAAAGCCTGGAGCTTACAAAATATATGGGGAAGTTTGGGTGGCGTGATTGCCTTTGTTTTCCCATTTATCTTAACTTCGTTTGGTGTTGCTAACACTGCAGCACGTGGGGTTGTGCCTGATTCAGTTAAGATTTCATTTTATGTTGCAGCTGCAATACTATTATTGTCAACCATTTTTACCATTATAAATGTAAAAGAGTATGACCCAGAAACGCTAGCATATTACCATGGTTTCAGGTCCGATGATAAGACACATGAATCGTTTATTGATATTTTGAAACACGCGCCAAAAGTTTTTTGGACCTTAGGCATTGTTGAATTCTTTGTCTGGTTTGGTATTCCATACATGTGGACTTATTCTACTGGTGCTCTGTCAGAAAATATTTGGCACGTTTCAGACCCTGCATCTGCTGGCTACCAAGCAGCAGGTAACTGGTTTGGTATTTTGCAGGCAGTGTACTCGGTTGTTGCAATAGTAGTGGGTATTTTATTTCAAAGGTTAAACGATAAAACAAGAAAAATGACGTATTTCTTAAGTTTGATAGCTGGTGGTTTAGGATTTATTATCGTAGCTTATGGTCATACTCATGTGTCGTCGTTAATTGGATTTGTACTAATCGGTATAGGTTGGATTGCATTGATTTCGATTCCATTTACTATTTTGACGAACGCATTGGATGGTAAACATGATGGCGTTTATCTAGGTTTGTTTAATTGCTTTATCTGTATCCCTCAAATTGTTGCTTCGGTAGCAAGTTTTGCTATTTTCCCAGCTGTCGGAAAATCAATGGCCCACATGTTAGCAATTGCAGGCGTCTTTCTGATGATTGGTGGTTGTTTAATTTGGATTGTTAAAGAAGAAAAAACACAAGTAGATATGACACAAAAAGGAGAATGA
- a CDS encoding glycoside hydrolase family 13 protein, whose product MTEDIKWWQKAVAYQVYPRSFQDANGDGIGDLQGIEQRLDYIKKLGADVIWLNPIYASPDKDNGYDISDYEDINAKFGTMQDFDRLLQKAHDKGIKILMDLVVNHTSDQHQWFIESRSSKDNDKRDFYIWRDPVDGHEPNNWGSFFSGPAWKFDEETGQYYLHLFVEGQPDLNWVNPEVRQAVFDMMNFWVDKGIDGFRMDVISLISKPDGLPDGEVPEGGEYGNSDKAVANGPHVHEYLQEMREKVLKRADMMTVGEASGVDINNAIKYANTNESELNMVFQFEHMGLDNNPNPALGKWYDQKVSLVDLKENLSKWQNDLAGKAWNSLYWDNHDQPRAVSRYGDDRAAYRVVSAKMVATLLHFMQGTPYVYQGEEIGMTNAYNLQREDFDDVEIKNAFKYLIDKDHLIDEDTMLKYVHAKGRDNARTPMQWDSTANAGFTTGTPWLKLNDNYDTINVEQALADKSSIFYYYQKLIQLRHDLPIITTGKYQLLDPKDEQVYAYRRVGNNEQLLVINNFTDNIVTRDYSVPTNAKILVSNYADDKAETLRPYESKVYQFEK is encoded by the coding sequence ATGACAGAAGATATTAAGTGGTGGCAAAAAGCAGTTGCTTATCAGGTTTACCCACGATCGTTTCAAGATGCAAATGGAGATGGTATTGGTGATCTTCAAGGCATAGAACAAAGATTAGATTATATTAAAAAATTGGGTGCCGATGTCATTTGGTTAAATCCAATATATGCTTCACCTGACAAAGATAATGGCTACGATATCTCTGATTATGAAGATATTAATGCAAAATTTGGTACAATGCAGGACTTTGATCGATTACTTCAGAAAGCTCATGATAAAGGGATCAAAATTTTGATGGACTTGGTCGTTAATCACACATCAGACCAACACCAATGGTTCATTGAAAGCCGTTCCTCAAAGGATAATGATAAGCGTGACTTTTATATTTGGCGTGATCCAGTTGATGGACATGAGCCCAATAATTGGGGTTCCTTCTTTTCAGGGCCGGCATGGAAATTTGACGAAGAAACTGGGCAGTATTACTTACATTTGTTTGTTGAAGGACAGCCCGATTTGAATTGGGTAAATCCGGAAGTGCGCCAGGCAGTATTTGACATGATGAACTTTTGGGTTGATAAGGGAATTGATGGCTTCCGAATGGATGTTATTTCTTTGATATCAAAACCAGATGGGTTACCAGACGGTGAGGTACCTGAAGGAGGGGAGTATGGTAATTCAGATAAGGCAGTAGCTAATGGGCCCCATGTTCACGAGTATCTGCAAGAAATGCGTGAAAAAGTGCTAAAGAGAGCTGATATGATGACTGTTGGTGAAGCATCTGGTGTTGATATCAATAACGCTATCAAGTATGCAAACACAAATGAATCAGAATTAAATATGGTTTTCCAGTTTGAACATATGGGACTTGATAATAATCCAAATCCAGCTTTGGGAAAATGGTATGATCAAAAAGTTTCTCTAGTCGACCTGAAGGAAAACTTATCCAAGTGGCAAAATGATTTAGCTGGTAAAGCTTGGAATTCACTTTATTGGGATAACCATGATCAACCAAGAGCAGTAAGCCGCTATGGGGATGACCGAGCAGCGTATCGTGTGGTTTCAGCAAAGATGGTTGCGACCTTATTACACTTTATGCAAGGGACACCATATGTCTATCAGGGTGAAGAAATTGGAATGACCAATGCCTATAATTTGCAACGTGAAGATTTCGATGATGTTGAAATCAAAAATGCTTTTAAGTATTTAATTGACAAGGATCATTTGATTGACGAAGACACAATGTTGAAATACGTACATGCGAAAGGACGCGACAATGCACGAACGCCGATGCAATGGGACAGTACAGCGAATGCAGGATTTACAACAGGCACACCATGGCTCAAATTAAACGATAATTATGACACAATAAACGTTGAGCAAGCACTAGCTGACAAGAGTTCTATATTTTACTATTATCAAAAACTAATTCAATTGCGCCATGATTTGCCAATTATCACTACTGGCAAGTATCAGTTGTTGGATCCGAAAGACGAGCAAGTCTATGCGTATCGACGTGTGGGAAACAACGAACAACTGCTTGTTATCAATAACTTCACTGACAATATCGTTACACGAGATTATAGTGTACCAACAAATGCAAAAATTTTGGTTAGCAATTATGCTGATGACAAAGCGGAAACACTTCGTCCGTACGAGTCTAAAGTTTATCAGTTTGAAAAATAG
- a CDS encoding PRD domain-containing protein — MLVKRIFNNNVLLAENSEQELVIVGRGVGFKQKIGNTVDSSKIEKTYYPQDENWTRMFNEMADTISSDYVEIASHIISTAEKSLGLSFDGYLLIGLADHIQFAVERLQKNLPIKNELLWETKHFYPDEYRIGALAVAFINEQMGVQLPEDEVGFIALKFVEKRAGPNFNEKATNMTQLIESALTLIRHDLLPDIDSSNLNYQRLIVHLRFFVDRLLDESHVQKGENSFDNVMSQHLSESLQERYTSSYQCAQRVINYFEKQTKQKTGVNEQVYLTMHLQRIVDSSI; from the coding sequence ATGCTGGTAAAAAGAATTTTTAATAATAATGTTCTACTAGCTGAGAATAGCGAACAGGAATTAGTTATCGTTGGGCGCGGCGTTGGTTTCAAGCAAAAAATAGGTAATACAGTTGATTCGAGTAAAATTGAAAAAACTTATTATCCGCAAGATGAAAATTGGACGAGAATGTTTAACGAAATGGCTGATACAATTTCGTCAGATTATGTTGAAATCGCCTCACATATTATTTCAACTGCGGAAAAAAGTTTAGGCCTGTCATTTGACGGATACTTGTTAATTGGACTAGCAGATCACATACAGTTTGCGGTAGAACGCTTACAAAAAAACTTGCCCATTAAAAATGAACTATTATGGGAAACAAAACATTTTTATCCTGATGAATATCGTATTGGTGCACTCGCTGTAGCTTTTATTAATGAACAAATGGGTGTGCAATTACCTGAGGATGAGGTTGGTTTTATTGCTTTGAAGTTTGTTGAAAAGCGTGCTGGACCAAACTTCAATGAGAAAGCAACCAATATGACGCAGCTCATTGAGAGTGCATTAACATTGATTCGTCATGATTTATTACCTGATATTGATTCTTCTAATCTCAATTATCAGAGATTAATTGTTCATTTGCGTTTCTTCGTAGATCGACTATTAGATGAAAGCCATGTTCAAAAAGGTGAGAATAGTTTTGACAATGTAATGTCGCAGCATTTATCAGAAAGTCTGCAGGAGCGTTACACAAGCTCATACCAATGTGCACAACGTGTGATTAACTATTTTGAAAAACAAACCAAACAAAAAACAGGAGTCAACGAACAAGTTTACTTGACTATGCATCTGCAAAGAATTGTTGATTCTTCAATTTAA
- a CDS encoding beta-glucoside-specific PTS transporter subunit IIABC produces the protein MDYGVLANNILAGVGGKDNIGSAWHCATRLRFKLKDESKADTEKIENMDGVITVVKSAGQYQVVIGNNVARVFEPLADAIGLARDDAQSDNQEEKKKDNIVNRFIGFISSVFTPFLGAMAGTGVLKGLLALFVTLGWLQESSGTYQIWYAAGDAFFYFLPVWLAFTAAAHLKVNQYVAAALAGALLYPNLITLLAGSKPVTFLGLTVVGTTYSSSVIPILLAVWMLSYLQPILDKFFHDSVRNIFTPMVSLIIMVPVTLLVVGPLGTSVGTVLSSSVESVYRVAPYAAGAVMGALWQVFVIFGVHWTFVPVMTNNISQLGYDYLLPMLSVAVLAQSGAALGVFLKTKDAKMKSLAGSSVLTGVLGITEPAIYGVTLKLKRPFIFATIAGGIGGAIAGGGGAHANAFALPSLLALPTYLGKGFTSVVIGLVVAFILSAVATYLFGVPSQPKDSKTDAKNPEEIQDDLVIAPVSGTIIPLESVKDEVFASGAMGKGIAIVPDDDQIVSPIVGTVAAVYPSKHAIGLISNGGVEVLIHVGIDTVQLNGKHFNQLVEQGQKVSVGTPLITFDRQAIQEAGYDPTVMVIITNTADYEITETQDTVANQNWLLQLKAL, from the coding sequence ATGGATTATGGAGTTTTGGCTAATAATATATTGGCTGGTGTCGGCGGCAAAGATAATATCGGATCCGCTTGGCATTGCGCTACGCGTTTGCGGTTTAAGTTAAAAGATGAAAGCAAGGCAGACACTGAAAAAATAGAAAATATGGATGGTGTGATTACCGTTGTTAAATCAGCGGGTCAATACCAGGTAGTTATTGGCAACAACGTTGCACGGGTTTTTGAACCATTGGCCGATGCAATTGGACTAGCAAGAGATGACGCTCAGAGCGATAATCAAGAAGAAAAAAAGAAAGATAATATTGTTAATCGCTTCATTGGTTTTATTTCAAGTGTTTTCACACCTTTCTTAGGGGCAATGGCCGGAACCGGTGTTTTGAAAGGCCTATTGGCACTTTTTGTGACACTCGGATGGTTGCAAGAGTCCAGTGGAACTTATCAAATTTGGTATGCTGCTGGTGATGCATTCTTCTACTTCTTACCAGTTTGGCTGGCCTTCACAGCTGCAGCGCATTTGAAAGTGAATCAATATGTTGCAGCAGCTTTGGCTGGTGCGTTACTTTATCCAAATTTGATTACATTATTAGCAGGGAGTAAGCCTGTAACATTCCTCGGTTTGACCGTTGTCGGAACAACTTACAGTTCGAGTGTTATACCAATCTTGTTAGCAGTTTGGATGTTATCTTATTTACAACCAATTTTGGATAAGTTTTTCCATGATTCTGTTCGTAATATCTTTACACCAATGGTCAGTCTGATTATTATGGTACCAGTTACATTATTGGTTGTTGGTCCATTAGGTACTAGTGTTGGAACTGTGCTATCGTCGTCAGTCGAGAGTGTTTACCGCGTGGCACCTTATGCTGCTGGTGCTGTAATGGGTGCTTTGTGGCAAGTGTTTGTTATCTTCGGCGTACATTGGACTTTCGTGCCAGTTATGACAAATAACATCAGTCAGTTAGGATATGACTACTTGCTACCAATGTTAAGTGTTGCTGTTTTAGCACAGTCGGGTGCCGCACTCGGTGTGTTCCTCAAAACAAAAGATGCTAAGATGAAATCTTTAGCAGGATCATCAGTCCTCACAGGTGTACTAGGCATTACTGAACCGGCCATTTATGGTGTTACGCTTAAATTAAAGCGACCATTTATCTTTGCAACGATTGCCGGTGGTATTGGCGGTGCCATTGCTGGTGGGGGTGGCGCACATGCGAATGCCTTTGCCTTACCTAGTTTATTAGCCTTACCTACGTATTTGGGTAAAGGATTTACCAGTGTGGTTATTGGTTTGGTTGTCGCCTTCATTTTGTCAGCAGTTGCTACTTATCTATTCGGTGTACCTAGCCAACCAAAAGACAGTAAAACAGACGCTAAAAACCCCGAAGAAATTCAAGATGACCTAGTCATTGCACCCGTGTCTGGCACCATTATCCCACTAGAATCAGTAAAGGACGAAGTTTTTGCCAGTGGCGCAATGGGCAAAGGTATTGCTATCGTACCTGATGATGATCAAATTGTTTCACCAATAGTAGGTACAGTAGCTGCCGTTTATCCAAGTAAACATGCAATTGGTTTAATCTCCAATGGTGGTGTAGAAGTACTAATTCATGTAGGAATTGACACCGTGCAACTGAATGGAAAGCATTTCAATCAATTAGTTGAACAAGGACAAAAGGTCTCTGTTGGTACGCCATTAATAACCTTTGACCGTCAAGCTATTCAGGAAGCTGGATATGATCCAACGGTGATGGTGATTATCACAAATACAGCAGATTACGAAATCACCGAGACACAAGATACGGTAGCTAACCAAAATTGGTTACTACAACTGAAAGCATTATAA
- a CDS encoding glycoside hydrolase family 1 protein, producing MYSKESITGFPKDFLWGGATAANQIEGAWQVDGKGLTTAEVVRKAEDRRHGSMGDVNADTLQEAIADHSDVHYPKRRGVDFYHHYKEDIALFAEMGFKVFRLSIAWSRIFPTGLEENPNEAGLAFYDRVFDELDKYHIEPLVTLSHYEMPIELTKRYNGWLDREVIKAFNHYTETVFKRYKDRVKYWLTFNEINTSAWGFHETGAMDGDLSTQEQLQVRYQAVHHQFVASAIATKQLKEIAPNAKIGSMLARMQTYPATANPVDVQAAQVEDQKNLFYTDVQARGEYPEYMNRYFNENGIVINMSADDEKILKQYPVDFISFSYYMTNVTGVDGVEDGIGNMSLGGRNPYLKESEWGWQIDPIGLRVSLNVLWDRYRKPLFIVENGLGAVDELTADYKVHDDYRIDYLRLHIEQMKEAVIDGVDLMGYTMWAPLDIISFSTSEMSKRYGLIYVDQDDAGNGTLKRYKKDSFFWYQKVIESNGKTLE from the coding sequence ATGTACAGTAAAGAATCAATCACAGGCTTTCCAAAGGACTTTTTATGGGGTGGCGCAACTGCTGCTAATCAAATTGAAGGGGCGTGGCAAGTAGATGGGAAGGGCTTAACAACAGCTGAAGTCGTACGTAAAGCTGAAGACCGACGTCATGGTTCAATGGGAGATGTTAACGCAGATACCCTACAAGAAGCTATCGCCGATCATTCGGATGTACATTATCCAAAACGTCGTGGAGTTGATTTTTATCATCACTACAAAGAAGATATTGCACTATTTGCAGAAATGGGTTTTAAAGTATTTCGACTTTCAATTGCTTGGTCACGTATTTTTCCAACTGGTTTAGAAGAAAATCCAAATGAAGCTGGGTTAGCTTTTTATGACCGAGTATTTGATGAACTAGATAAATACCATATTGAACCACTCGTGACTCTTTCACATTATGAGATGCCAATTGAACTAACGAAGCGTTACAATGGTTGGTTGGACCGTGAGGTCATCAAGGCATTCAATCACTATACAGAAACTGTTTTTAAAAGATACAAGGACCGAGTTAAGTACTGGTTGACATTCAATGAAATTAATACTAGTGCTTGGGGATTTCATGAAACTGGCGCTATGGATGGTGATTTAAGTACGCAAGAACAGTTGCAAGTGCGCTATCAGGCAGTTCATCATCAATTTGTTGCCAGCGCTATTGCGACAAAGCAATTAAAGGAAATTGCGCCCAACGCCAAAATTGGTTCAATGTTAGCTCGCATGCAAACGTATCCAGCAACAGCAAACCCGGTTGATGTGCAAGCAGCACAAGTTGAAGATCAGAAAAATTTGTTTTATACGGATGTCCAAGCACGAGGTGAATATCCAGAATACATGAATCGATATTTCAATGAAAATGGTATCGTTATTAATATGTCTGCTGATGATGAAAAAATTTTGAAACAGTATCCGGTTGATTTTATTAGTTTCAGTTATTATATGACCAACGTGACAGGAGTAGATGGTGTTGAAGACGGGATTGGTAATATGAGTTTGGGTGGTCGTAATCCCTATTTGAAGGAATCAGAATGGGGATGGCAAATCGACCCAATCGGCTTGCGAGTTTCTCTGAATGTCCTGTGGGATCGTTACCGTAAACCATTATTTATTGTTGAAAATGGCTTAGGAGCAGTTGACGAATTAACAGCAGATTACAAAGTACACGATGATTATCGTATTGACTACCTTCGTTTGCACATTGAGCAAATGAAAGAGGCTGTGATTGATGGCGTTGACTTAATGGGCTACACAATGTGGGCACCACTAGATATTATTAGTTTTAGTACTTCTGAGATGAGTAAGCGTTATGGCTTGATTTACGTAGATCAAGATGATGCAGGAAATGGCACATTAAAGCGTTACAAAAAGGATTCGTTCTTCTGGTATCAAAAAGTTATTGAAAGTAACGGTAAAACATTAGAATAA
- a CDS encoding GNAT family N-acetyltransferase: MFTFQKFVIDHYKVQLVMPENSHAAELFRIINQDRETLSRWMPWTPNIKTVENEAQFLNYARLKMAKQELLMLTILVNNTPVGMIDLHNIDRKNKRAELGYWLSSNYQGLGIISSSVNLVLNYAFEKLNFHKIILQSDSENGKSIAVAHRLNFTLEAILKDQITYNDDFKDLNIFVKFQPK; the protein is encoded by the coding sequence ATGTTCACTTTTCAAAAATTCGTAATAGATCATTATAAAGTCCAGTTAGTCATGCCCGAAAACAGTCACGCTGCTGAATTATTTCGTATTATTAATCAAGATAGGGAAACTCTATCACGCTGGATGCCTTGGACGCCTAATATTAAAACCGTAGAAAATGAGGCACAATTTTTAAATTACGCTCGGCTTAAAATGGCCAAACAAGAATTGCTTATGCTGACGATACTCGTTAATAATACTCCCGTGGGAATGATTGACTTACATAATATTGACAGGAAAAACAAAAGAGCAGAGCTAGGTTATTGGTTATCGAGTAATTACCAAGGTCTGGGCATCATTTCCAGCTCAGTAAATCTTGTGTTGAACTATGCTTTTGAAAAATTAAATTTTCATAAAATTATCCTTCAATCTGACAGTGAAAATGGTAAGAGTATAGCTGTAGCTCATAGACTGAACTTTACCTTAGAAGCAATATTAAAAGACCAAATAACTTATAATGATGATTTCAAAGATTTGAATATATTTGTTAAATTTCAGCCTAAATAA
- a CDS encoding GAF domain-containing protein: MSKVISLVGQQLDALLENETNIVSNLANAAALLFQNYENLNWAGFYIYNDDAKELDLGPFQGKVACMHIKPGSGVVGTAFANKESIVVPNVHDFAGHIACDADSNSELVVPIFKNGQIYGIIDIDSPLLNRFGENEKNEVEELAEILANHI, from the coding sequence ATGAGTAAAGTTATAAGTTTGGTTGGTCAACAGTTAGATGCGTTACTAGAAAATGAGACTAATATCGTTTCCAACCTAGCAAATGCTGCTGCCTTATTGTTTCAAAACTATGAGAATCTGAACTGGGCAGGTTTTTATATCTACAACGATGATGCTAAAGAGTTGGATTTAGGCCCATTTCAGGGTAAAGTGGCATGTATGCATATCAAGCCTGGATCAGGCGTGGTAGGGACAGCTTTTGCTAACAAAGAAAGTATTGTTGTACCGAACGTACATGATTTTGCTGGCCACATTGCTTGTGATGCTGATAGTAATTCGGAATTAGTGGTACCAATATTTAAAAATGGACAAATTTATGGAATAATTGATATCGATTCGCCATTACTGAACCGCTTTGGTGAGAACGAAAAAAATGAAGTAGAAGAGCTTGCTGAAATCTTAGCAAATCATATTTAA